One window of the Trypanosoma brucei gambiense DAL972 chromosome 5, complete sequence genome contains the following:
- a CDS encoding cell division control protein, putative, producing the protein MTRLHFKGGAWTNSEDQVLRASLTVYGLQNWERVASTLVKKTATQCRERWENFLDPRLNINEAWTAEEEENLVQLQSLFPNQWSLISQEVSRRCGMNRPAWLCEEQYHSLLDALEYRRQQESSESRNSASLTLGEFLEERKRQRGVHRGIETRTARPDAVNMEASEKEMVEFAMSRLANQDGKKGLRKERRKQLEHTSFLAKLQSNREAIESGTLSARAKKRMERAMMEDRSGPSEAYLVDSITEDIGEGGEGEESIASTKGKFQPIDLGTDKRAAGIQPKQRVLVKELRSTVDSDAGLPPPKGASSTGLNLNLLRVASAGAASHTPQLENNKGVASLEWVSKSTGSGCSVGEPRSDADPSSVGHERVDLDDLFASLPRVVDESRKLVAGTETNIDTLFGDLPDPFPGNHEAEEGLKEVPSAPASEDFGRSSSRPSVGSVGDTPVLLDFTSPSGRTLLGEAKRRVAAVGRHMFLHSKRSRGDSYEQCQGVNEVVNDDLGDGTTRQLVYALIANQLGITTQLLLHGSAARKGCVNGPAAITQQRKGVGAASLGLRRGGGVLDEQVSKVAECQEESDPDLWRSVKASEAIIQLDNQLHQQRGQVEALVSECSESVGSGKPGVRCPERIISVCFSPRSGNTYICPTASGTAAKYGAKGDGCGIHRLVQSICLFWSERLREAQRKLIFYTEVRRAEQREMKRRLECVASQLEAVEQKERTLQEEFRNKQVS; encoded by the coding sequence ATGACGCGCCTACACTTCAAGGGAGGTGCGTGGACAAACAGTGAAGATCAGGTACTCCGTGCGTCTCTTACGGTGTATGGACTGCAGAACTGGGAACGCGTGGCCTCAACGCtggtaaaaaaaactgcaacCCAGTGCCGGGAGCGCTGGGAAAATTTTCTCGACCCTCGGCTAAACATTAACGAAGCGTGGACggcggaggaagaggagaaccTTGTCCAACTGCAGTCGCTCTTTCCAAACCAATGGAGTCTGATATCTCAAGAAGTGTCACGTCGTTGTGGTATGAACAGGCCGGCGTGGTTGTGCGAGGAGCAATATCACTCCCTGCTTGACGCACTAGAGTATAGGCGGCAGCAGGAGTCCAGCGAGTCCAGAAACAGTGCTTCCCTTACCTTAGGAGAGTTTCTTGAGGAGCGCAAGCGGCAGCGCGGGGTCCACAGGGGTATCGAGACGCGCACCGCTCGTCCAGACGCTGTAAACATGGAAGCGTCTGAGAAGGAGATGGTCGAGTTTGCCATGAGCCGATTGGCCAATCAAGATGGGAAAAAGGGGCTGCGCAAAGAGCGCAGGAAACAGCTGGAGCACACAAGCTTCCTGGCTAAACTCCAAAGTAACCGCGAGGCTATCGAATCCGGCACGTTGTCGGCCAGGGCGAAGAAGCGGATGGAACGAGCCATGATGGAGGATCGTTCCGGACCGAGTGAGGCATATCTTGTGGACAGCATTACGGAGGACATCGGGGAAGgcggtgaaggtgaagagTCAATTGCCTcgacaaaaggaaaatttcAGCCAATCGATCTTGGCACAGACAAAAGGGCTGCTGGGATACAGCCGAAACAGCGCGTTCTTGTCAAGGAGCTTCGCAGCACCGTTGACTCAGATGCAGGCCTACCGCCGCCGAAAGGTGCGTCGTCTACCGGTTTAAACTTGAACTTGTTGCGTGTTGCAAGCGCCGGTGCAGCTTCCCACACACCACAGTTGGAAAATAATAAGGGGGTGGCTTCACTCGAGTGGGTGTCTAAGAGCACCGGCAGCGGCTGCAGTGTTGGTGAACCTAGAAGTGATGCTGACCCGTCTTCCGTTGGTCACGAGCGTGTGGATCTTGACGATCTTTTTGCCTCCTTGCCACGTGTGGTTGATGAATCGCGCAAGCTCGTCGctggaacagaaacaaacaTCGATACTTTGTTCGGTGACCTTCCAGACCCATTTCCTGGCAACCATGAAGCAGAGGAGGGGCTCAAGGAGGTACCATCGGCTCCTGCTAGTGAAGACTTTGGGAGGTCGTCGTCGCGCCCCTCAGTGGGATCAGTCGGCGACACGCCAGTTCTTTTGGACTTCACCTCACCGAGTGGTCGCACCCTTCTTGGTGAAGCAAAACGGCGCGTCGCGGCCGTAGGACGCCACATGTTTCTTCACAGCAAAAGGAGCCGTGGCGACAGTTATGAGCAGTGCCAAGGTGTGAACGAGGTGGTGAATGATGATTTGGGCGATGGAACCACAAGGCAACTTGTGTACGCCCTCATTGCGAATCAGCTCGGTATAACAAcacaactgctgctgcatggGAGTGCTGCTCGAAAAGGGTGTGTGAATGGTCCTGCAGCGATCACGCAACAAAGGAAGGGCGTTGGTGCTGCCTCCCTGGGGTTGCGAAGGGGTGGAGGTGTGCTGGATGAGCAGGTCTCTAAAGTTGCAGAATGCCAAGAGGAGTCTGACCCTGATCTATGGAGATCCGTGAAAGCGAGTGAAGCCATCATCCAACTTGACAATCAGTTGCACCAGCAAAGGGGGCAGGTCGAAGCGCTCGTCTCGGAGTGTTCGGAGTCGGTGGGGTCAGGAAAGCCGGGGGTAAGATGCCCTGAACGTATAATAAGTGTTTGCTTCTCGCCCCGCTCCGGTAATACGTATATTTGCCCCACTGCGTCCGGCACTGCAGCGAAGTACGGTGCCAAGGGTGACGGCTGCGGCATACATCGGTTGGTCCAGAGCATTTGCCTTTTTTGGAGTGAACGGCTGCGGGAAGCACAGAGAAAGCTCATCTTTTACACTGAGGTGCGCAGGGCAGAGcaaagggaaatgaagaggCGGCTTGAGTGTGTCGCTAGCCAGTTGGAGGCAGTGGAGCAGAAGGAGCGCACCCTGCAGGAAGAGTTCCGCAACAAACAGGTCAGCTGA